In a single window of the Topomyia yanbarensis strain Yona2022 unplaced genomic scaffold, ASM3024719v1 HiC_scaffold_62, whole genome shotgun sequence genome:
- the LOC131696037 gene encoding uncharacterized protein LOC131696037, translating into MSHWNEAVKDSQGPEIKLMEEQDTCPMTEPPKEEDMLRIMQQQCNGKSAGADGIRMEHLKYADEETQKEMAEVWRRVWIENELPEEMKKTIQVPIPKKPSAKAVQDYRRISLCNSGYKPYAKWLKNRLRDFTGDPDINQAAFTEGRSTDDHMFVTRRILEEYWNAGRSVIVAALDISKAFDNVSLLELRNILAKLDVPSHLIDRDEEGT; encoded by the coding sequence ATGAGTCATTGGAATGAAGCGGTGAAAGATAGTCAAGGACCTGAGATCAAGTTGATGGAAGAACAGGATACGTGTCCGATGACGGAACCACCAAAAGAGGAAGATATGTTACGTATTATGCAACAGCAATGTAACGGGAAATCAGCAGGAGCAGACGGTATAAGAATGGAGCATCTAAAATACGCAGACGAAGAGACACAGAAAGAAATGGCGGAGGTCTGGAGAAGAGTTTGGATTGAGAATGAACTGCcagaagaaatgaagaaaactATTCAAGTTCCAATACCTAAGAAACCCTCGGCAAAAGCAGTACAGGATTACAGAAGGATTAGCTTGTGTAATAGTGGATATAAACCATATGCTAAATGGTTAAAGAATCGACTGAGAGACTTTACAGGAGATCCTGACATTAACCAAGCAGCTTTTACAGAAGGAAGGTCAACCGATGATCACATGTTTGTAACGAGAAGGATATTGGAGGAATACTGGAATGCTGGGAGATCGGTAATTGTAGCAGCACTGGACATAAGTAAAGCTTTTGACAATGTTAGCTTGCTAGAGCTAAGGAATATTTTGGCTAAGCTAGATGTACCCTCGCATCTAATCGATAGA